Proteins from a genomic interval of Zingiber officinale cultivar Zhangliang chromosome 2A, Zo_v1.1, whole genome shotgun sequence:
- the LOC122042281 gene encoding proliferating cell nuclear antigen-like isoform X1, protein MLELRLPQGGLLKKVLEAMRELVTDANFDCSRSGISLQAMDSTHVALVALLLGADSFDHFRCDRSRSIGMNLNCLAKILRCAANDDVLTLKADDDSDTVVFIFENPKQNKITDFEMKLMDIQSEHLGIPEAQYQAIIKMSSQEFARICKDLSSIGDTVVISVTKEGVKFSTTGDIGSANIVCRQNTTVDKPEESMIIEMNDPVSLAFALRYLNSFTKATPLSNSVKICMSSDLPVVVEYKIADMGYIRYYLAPKIEDDDQT, encoded by the exons ATGTTGGAGCTGCGGCTGCCCCAGGGAGGGCTCCTGAAGAAGGTTCTCGAGGCGATGCGGGAGCTGGTCACCGACGCTAACTTCGACTGCTCCCGCTCCGGCATCTCCCTCCAGGCCATGGATTCCACCCACGTCGCCCTCGTCGCCCTCCTCCTCGGCGCCGACTCCTTCGACCATTTCCGCTGCGACCGCAGCCGATCCATCGGCATGAACCTCAACTGCCTCGCCAAGATCCTCCGATGCGCCGCCAACGACGACGTCCTCACCCTCAAGGCCGACGACGACTCCGATACTGTCGTTTTCATCTTCGAGAACCCCA AACAGAATAAAATTACAGACTTTGAAATGAAGTTGATGGACATCCAGAGTGAGCACTTAGGTATTCCTGAAGCACAATATCAAGCTATTATAAAGATGTCATCACAGGAGTTTGCACGAATATGCAAAGATCTGAGTTCCATTGGTGACACTG TTGTAATTTCTGTAACTAAGGAAGGAGTGAAATTCTCTACTACAGGCGACATTGGGAGTGCAAATATTGTTTGCCGTCAGAACACTACTGTAGATAAA CCAGAGGAATCCATGATAATTGAAATGAATGATCCAGTTTCATTGGCATTTGCTCTTCGTTATCTGAATTCCTttaccaaagcaacacctttgtCGAACAGTGTTAAAATCTGCATGTCTTCGGATCTTCCGGTGGTGGTTGAGTATAAGATTGCAGACATGGGGTATATCAGATACTACTTGGCTCCAAAGATAGAAGATGATGATCAGACCTGa
- the LOC122042279 gene encoding protein DETOXIFICATION 34-like isoform X2: MGISDRPLLLDNHKVDAVGGDAEAGAAADYPAVRTSGEAWAVFAAESRKLWAIGAPIALNLFCLYGYNSLTQVFVGHLGNLELSAVAITLNVLTNFAFGFLLGMGSALETLCGQAFGARQVAMLGIYLQRSWILLLVTALIISLLFFFATPVLVLIGQDSTIAALAGKFAIAVIPQVFASAITFPSQKFLQAQSKVAVLAAIGLIGLVLHVAMLALFIYVFGWGLAGAAAAFDISAWAVALAQVAYIVGWCHEGWTGLSRAAFRDIWAFLRLSLASAFMLCLEIWYIAILTVLTGHLDNAEIAVGSISICLNINGWEGMIFIGINAAVSVRVSNELGAGRPRTTKYAVIVILVQSLAIGLFCMAVVFATRNYFSLIFTSDKDMQRAVAKIAYLLAVTMVLNSIQPVVSGVAVGGGWQALVAYINLGCYYIFGLPLGFLLGYLLKLGVQGIWMGMLSGVLLQTLILLFIVWKTDWKKEASQAEERIRLWGGQQDD, from the exons ATGGGGATCTCAGATCGCCCGCTCCTCCTCGACAACCACAAGGTTGATGCCGTCGGCGGCGATGCCGAAGCTGGAGCTGCTGCGGACTACCCGGCGGTGAGGACCTCGGGAGAGGCGTGGGCGGTGTTCGCGGCGGAGTCGAGGAAGCTGTGGGCGATCGGCGCCCCCATCGCCCTCAACCTTTTCTGTCTCTACGGCTACAACTCCCTCACGCAAGTCTTCGTCGGCCACCTCGGCAACCTCGAGCTCTCCGCCGTCGCCATCACCCTCAATGTCCTCACCAACTTCGCCTTCGGATTCCTC CTGGGCATGGGAAGCGCACTGGAAACACTGTGCGGGCAAGCCTTCGGCGCCAGGCAGGTGGCGATGCTCGGTATCTACTTGCAGCGCTCCTGGATCCTCCTCCTCGTCACCGCGCTCATCATCTccctgctcttcttcttcgccacGCCGGTGCTTGTGCTCATCGGCCAGGATTCCACCATCGCCGCCCTGGCCGGCAAGTTCGCCATCGCCGTCATCCCCCAGGTATTCGCCTCCGCCATCACCTTCCCCTCGCAGAAGTTCCTCCAGGCGCAGAGCAAGGTGGCGGTCCTCGCCGCCATCGGCCTAATCGGCCTCGTCCTCCACGTCGCCATGCTCGCCCTCTTCATCTACGTCTTCGGCTGGGGCCTCGCCGGTGCCGCCGCCGCCTTCGACATCTCCGCCTGGGCCGTCGCGCTGGCGCAGGTCGCATACATCGTCGGCTGGTGCCACGAGGGCTGGACCGGCCTGTCGCGGGCCGCCTTCAGGGATATCTGGGCCTTCCTCAGACTGTCTCTGGCCTCGGCCTTCATGCTCTGCCTCGAGATATGGTACATAGCCATTCTCACCGTGCTCACCGGCCACCTCGACAACGCCGAGATCGCCGTCGGCTCCATTTCCATCTG CCTGAACATAAATGGCTGGGAAGGTATGATTTTTATCGGCATCAATGCGGCCGTAAG CGTTCGGGTGTCGAACGAGTTGGGAGCAGGGCGGCCGAGGACGACCAAGTACGCGGTCATCGTGATTCTGGTTCAGTCTCTGGCCATCGGCCTCTTCTGCATGGCCGTCGTATTCGCCACGCGCAACTACTTCAGCCTAATCTTCACCAGCGACAAAGACATGCAACGGGCGGTGGCCAAGATCGCGTATTTGCTCGCCGTCACCATGGTCCTCAACAGCATCCAACCGGTTGTCTCAG GAGTTGCTGTGGGAGGAGGGTGGCAGGCACTGGTGGCTTACATCAACTTGGGTTGCTACTACATTTTTGGCCTTCCTCTGGGCTTTCTACTGGGGTATTTGCTCAAACTGGGAGTGCAG ggAATTTGGATGGGCATGCTCTCTGGAGTTCTTCTACAGACACTAATTCTTCTGTTCATAGTCTGGAAGACAGATTGGAAGAAAGAG GCAAGCCAAGCCGAAGAAAGAATTAGGTTGTGGGGAGGGCAACAAGACGATTGA
- the LOC122042279 gene encoding protein DETOXIFICATION 34-like isoform X1 encodes MGISDRPLLLDNHKVDAVGGDAEAGAAADYPAVRTSGEAWAVFAAESRKLWAIGAPIALNLFCLYGYNSLTQVFVGHLGNLELSAVAITLNVLTNFAFGFLLGMGSALETLCGQAFGARQVAMLGIYLQRSWILLLVTALIISLLFFFATPVLVLIGQDSTIAALAGKFAIAVIPQVFASAITFPSQKFLQAQSKVAVLAAIGLIGLVLHVAMLALFIYVFGWGLAGAAAAFDISAWAVALAQVAYIVGWCHEGWTGLSRAAFRDIWAFLRLSLASAFMLCLEIWYIAILTVLTGHLDNAEIAVGSISICLNINGWEGMIFIGINAAVSVRVSNELGAGRPRTTKYAVIVILVQSLAIGLFCMAVVFATRNYFSLIFTSDKDMQRAVAKIAYLLAVTMVLNSIQPVVSGVAVGGGWQALVAYINLGCYYIFGLPLGFLLGYLLKLGVQVMRNFFLSRKIIVLTLVFFFFLGNLDGHALWSSSTDTNSSVHSLEDRLEERGKPSRRKN; translated from the exons ATGGGGATCTCAGATCGCCCGCTCCTCCTCGACAACCACAAGGTTGATGCCGTCGGCGGCGATGCCGAAGCTGGAGCTGCTGCGGACTACCCGGCGGTGAGGACCTCGGGAGAGGCGTGGGCGGTGTTCGCGGCGGAGTCGAGGAAGCTGTGGGCGATCGGCGCCCCCATCGCCCTCAACCTTTTCTGTCTCTACGGCTACAACTCCCTCACGCAAGTCTTCGTCGGCCACCTCGGCAACCTCGAGCTCTCCGCCGTCGCCATCACCCTCAATGTCCTCACCAACTTCGCCTTCGGATTCCTC CTGGGCATGGGAAGCGCACTGGAAACACTGTGCGGGCAAGCCTTCGGCGCCAGGCAGGTGGCGATGCTCGGTATCTACTTGCAGCGCTCCTGGATCCTCCTCCTCGTCACCGCGCTCATCATCTccctgctcttcttcttcgccacGCCGGTGCTTGTGCTCATCGGCCAGGATTCCACCATCGCCGCCCTGGCCGGCAAGTTCGCCATCGCCGTCATCCCCCAGGTATTCGCCTCCGCCATCACCTTCCCCTCGCAGAAGTTCCTCCAGGCGCAGAGCAAGGTGGCGGTCCTCGCCGCCATCGGCCTAATCGGCCTCGTCCTCCACGTCGCCATGCTCGCCCTCTTCATCTACGTCTTCGGCTGGGGCCTCGCCGGTGCCGCCGCCGCCTTCGACATCTCCGCCTGGGCCGTCGCGCTGGCGCAGGTCGCATACATCGTCGGCTGGTGCCACGAGGGCTGGACCGGCCTGTCGCGGGCCGCCTTCAGGGATATCTGGGCCTTCCTCAGACTGTCTCTGGCCTCGGCCTTCATGCTCTGCCTCGAGATATGGTACATAGCCATTCTCACCGTGCTCACCGGCCACCTCGACAACGCCGAGATCGCCGTCGGCTCCATTTCCATCTG CCTGAACATAAATGGCTGGGAAGGTATGATTTTTATCGGCATCAATGCGGCCGTAAG CGTTCGGGTGTCGAACGAGTTGGGAGCAGGGCGGCCGAGGACGACCAAGTACGCGGTCATCGTGATTCTGGTTCAGTCTCTGGCCATCGGCCTCTTCTGCATGGCCGTCGTATTCGCCACGCGCAACTACTTCAGCCTAATCTTCACCAGCGACAAAGACATGCAACGGGCGGTGGCCAAGATCGCGTATTTGCTCGCCGTCACCATGGTCCTCAACAGCATCCAACCGGTTGTCTCAG GAGTTGCTGTGGGAGGAGGGTGGCAGGCACTGGTGGCTTACATCAACTTGGGTTGCTACTACATTTTTGGCCTTCCTCTGGGCTTTCTACTGGGGTATTTGCTCAAACTGGGAGTGCAGGTAATGCGAAACTTCTTCCTCTCAAGAAAAATCATAGTTCTtacactagttttttttttttttctagggAATTTGGATGGGCATGCTCTCTGGAGTTCTTCTACAGACACTAATTCTTCTGTTCATAGTCTGGAAGACAGATTGGAAGAAAGAG GCAAGCCAAGCCGAAGAAAGAATTAG
- the LOC122042280 gene encoding ACT domain-containing protein ACR10-like isoform X2: MRPLPRHSTLRAEHCAGSTDGRWCYVLLWVAERGRKETRWDLLKKRLVAVCPSVSPPLVSEINSSDQEMDAEQKPQVFLLKFSCYDRMGLLHDVTEVLCELELTIRRVKVSTTPDGTVMDLFLITDTRELLHTQSRREDACNRLRAILGDSMCSCEIELASEEIASCLQASSSLPPSITEDMLTLEIQDESSNAVPQSSFLSVSVDNSLSHAHSLIQIQCYDHKGLLYDIMRTLKDYNMQVSYGRFNTKENGNCNVDLLVVQNDGKKIVDPNKQVALCSRLRMELSSPLRVTLVSRGPDIELLVANPVEICGKGRPLVFYDITYALKLLEIRIFLAEIGRHVIGDREWEVYRVHLGDDHELCASKDKIVDGVTKMLMGWH; encoded by the exons ATGCGACCTCTGCCGCGTCATTCTACTCTTCGGGCTGAGCATTGTGCGGGGAG CACGGATGGGAGATGGTGCTATGTGCTGTTGTGGGTTGCGGAGAGAGGGAGGAAGGAGACGAGGTGGGACTTGTTGAAGAAGAGACTTGTGGCAGTCTGCCCGTCGGTTTCGCCACCGTTGGTGAGTGAAATCAATAGCAGTGATCAAGAGATGGATGCGGAGCAGAAACCGCAGGTCTTTCTGCTCAAGTTTTCCTGCTACGATAGGATGGGCCTTTTGCACG ATGTGACTGAGGTATTATGTGAGTTGGAGCTTACAATTCGGAGGGTGAAGGTATCCACAACACCAGATGGGACAGTCATGGACCTGTTCTTAATCACAGACACCCG GGAACTTCTACACACACAGAGCAGGAGGGAAGATGCATGCAATCGGCTCAGAGCTATTTTAGGAGATTCTATGTGCAGTTGTGAGATTGAACTGGCAAGTGAAGAAATTGCTTCTTGTTTGCAAGCATCATCTTCTCTACCGCCTTCTATAACAGAGGATATGCTTACCCTAGAAATCCAGGATGAATCTTCCAACGCTGTTCCTCAGTCCTCTTTTCTCTCAGTTTCAGTCGACAACTCTCTCAGCCATGCTCATTCTCTTATTCAAATCCAATGTTATGACCATAAGGGCCTGCTCTATGACATCATGAGAACTCTCAAAGATTACAACATGCAG GTCTCATACGGGCGATTCAATACAAAGGAAAATGGAAACTGCAACGTAGATTTACTTGTGGTTCAAAATGACGGAAAGAAGATTGTTGATCCAAACAAACAGGTTGCCCTTTGTTCTCGCTTGAGGATGGAACTTTCTAGTCCTCTGCGTGTGACTCTGGTTAGCCGGGGTCCCGACATAGAACTTTTAGTAGCAAATCCAGTTGAAATATGTGGCAAGGGTCGGCCTCTTGTCTTCTATGATATCACTTATGCACTCAAACTACTCGAGATAAGAATTTTTCTG GCAGAGATTGGCAGGCATGTCATCGGCGACAGAGAATGGGAAGTCTACAGAGTTCACCTTGGAGATGATCATGAGCTCTGTGCATCAAAGGACAAAATTGTTGACGGAGTCACAAAAATGTTAATGGGTTGGCACTAA
- the LOC122042280 gene encoding ACT domain-containing protein ACR10-like isoform X1 has protein sequence MGIPSDEVVIIRPPESPGGPSLITVSCPDKTGLGCDLCRVILLFGLSIVRGDFSTDGRWCYVLLWVAERGRKETRWDLLKKRLVAVCPSVSPPLVSEINSSDQEMDAEQKPQVFLLKFSCYDRMGLLHDVTEVLCELELTIRRVKVSTTPDGTVMDLFLITDTRELLHTQSRREDACNRLRAILGDSMCSCEIELASEEIASCLQASSSLPPSITEDMLTLEIQDESSNAVPQSSFLSVSVDNSLSHAHSLIQIQCYDHKGLLYDIMRTLKDYNMQVSYGRFNTKENGNCNVDLLVVQNDGKKIVDPNKQVALCSRLRMELSSPLRVTLVSRGPDIELLVANPVEICGKGRPLVFYDITYALKLLEIRIFLAEIGRHVIGDREWEVYRVHLGDDHELCASKDKIVDGVTKMLMGWH, from the exons ATGGGCATCCCGAGCGACGAGGTCGTGATCATTCGGCCGCCGGAGAGCCCGGGAGGCCCGAGCTTGATCACCGTCAGCTGCCCCGATAAGACCGGCCTCGGATGCGACCTCTGCCGCGTCATTCTACTCTTCGGGCTGAGCATTGTGCGGGGAG ATTTCAGCACGGATGGGAGATGGTGCTATGTGCTGTTGTGGGTTGCGGAGAGAGGGAGGAAGGAGACGAGGTGGGACTTGTTGAAGAAGAGACTTGTGGCAGTCTGCCCGTCGGTTTCGCCACCGTTGGTGAGTGAAATCAATAGCAGTGATCAAGAGATGGATGCGGAGCAGAAACCGCAGGTCTTTCTGCTCAAGTTTTCCTGCTACGATAGGATGGGCCTTTTGCACG ATGTGACTGAGGTATTATGTGAGTTGGAGCTTACAATTCGGAGGGTGAAGGTATCCACAACACCAGATGGGACAGTCATGGACCTGTTCTTAATCACAGACACCCG GGAACTTCTACACACACAGAGCAGGAGGGAAGATGCATGCAATCGGCTCAGAGCTATTTTAGGAGATTCTATGTGCAGTTGTGAGATTGAACTGGCAAGTGAAGAAATTGCTTCTTGTTTGCAAGCATCATCTTCTCTACCGCCTTCTATAACAGAGGATATGCTTACCCTAGAAATCCAGGATGAATCTTCCAACGCTGTTCCTCAGTCCTCTTTTCTCTCAGTTTCAGTCGACAACTCTCTCAGCCATGCTCATTCTCTTATTCAAATCCAATGTTATGACCATAAGGGCCTGCTCTATGACATCATGAGAACTCTCAAAGATTACAACATGCAG GTCTCATACGGGCGATTCAATACAAAGGAAAATGGAAACTGCAACGTAGATTTACTTGTGGTTCAAAATGACGGAAAGAAGATTGTTGATCCAAACAAACAGGTTGCCCTTTGTTCTCGCTTGAGGATGGAACTTTCTAGTCCTCTGCGTGTGACTCTGGTTAGCCGGGGTCCCGACATAGAACTTTTAGTAGCAAATCCAGTTGAAATATGTGGCAAGGGTCGGCCTCTTGTCTTCTATGATATCACTTATGCACTCAAACTACTCGAGATAAGAATTTTTCTG GCAGAGATTGGCAGGCATGTCATCGGCGACAGAGAATGGGAAGTCTACAGAGTTCACCTTGGAGATGATCATGAGCTCTGTGCATCAAAGGACAAAATTGTTGACGGAGTCACAAAAATGTTAATGGGTTGGCACTAA
- the LOC122042281 gene encoding proliferating cell nuclear antigen-like isoform X2 yields MLELRLPQGGLLKKVLEAMRELVTDANFDCSRSGISLQAMDSTHVALVALLLGADSFDHFRCDRSRSIGMNLNCLAKILRCAANDDVLTLKADDDSDTVVFIFENPIVISVTKEGVKFSTTGDIGSANIVCRQNTTVDKPEESMIIEMNDPVSLAFALRYLNSFTKATPLSNSVKICMSSDLPVVVEYKIADMGYIRYYLAPKIEDDDQT; encoded by the exons ATGTTGGAGCTGCGGCTGCCCCAGGGAGGGCTCCTGAAGAAGGTTCTCGAGGCGATGCGGGAGCTGGTCACCGACGCTAACTTCGACTGCTCCCGCTCCGGCATCTCCCTCCAGGCCATGGATTCCACCCACGTCGCCCTCGTCGCCCTCCTCCTCGGCGCCGACTCCTTCGACCATTTCCGCTGCGACCGCAGCCGATCCATCGGCATGAACCTCAACTGCCTCGCCAAGATCCTCCGATGCGCCGCCAACGACGACGTCCTCACCCTCAAGGCCGACGACGACTCCGATACTGTCGTTTTCATCTTCGAGAACCCCA TTGTAATTTCTGTAACTAAGGAAGGAGTGAAATTCTCTACTACAGGCGACATTGGGAGTGCAAATATTGTTTGCCGTCAGAACACTACTGTAGATAAA CCAGAGGAATCCATGATAATTGAAATGAATGATCCAGTTTCATTGGCATTTGCTCTTCGTTATCTGAATTCCTttaccaaagcaacacctttgtCGAACAGTGTTAAAATCTGCATGTCTTCGGATCTTCCGGTGGTGGTTGAGTATAAGATTGCAGACATGGGGTATATCAGATACTACTTGGCTCCAAAGATAGAAGATGATGATCAGACCTGa